A single genomic interval of Penaeus vannamei isolate JL-2024 chromosome 21, ASM4276789v1, whole genome shotgun sequence harbors:
- the LOC138865576 gene encoding sex-determining region Y protein-like, protein MPHHTLPSTSWNILPHHTPPSTSWNILPHHTPPSTSWNIMPHHTPPSTSWNIMPHHTPPSTSWIILPHHTPPSTSCHITQYHQHHAASYHITQYHQHHATSYHITQYHQHHATSYHITQYHQHHVTPYHITQYHQHHATPYHITQYHQHHVTPYHITQYHQHHATSYHITQYIQHHVTSYHITQYHQHHVTPYHITQYHQSHVTPYHITQYHQHHATSYHITQYHQHHTTNTMQHPTTSHNTTNTMQHPTTSHNTTNTMQHPTTSHNTTNTMQHPTTSHNNTNTM, encoded by the exons ATGCCACATCACACACTACCGTCGACATCATGGAACATCCTGCCACATCACACACCACCGTCAACATCATGGAACATCCTGCCACATCACACACCACCGTCAACATCATGGAACATCATGCCACATCACACACCACCGTCAACATCATGGAACATCATGCCACATCACACACCACCGTCAACATCATGGATCATCCTGCCACATCACACACCACCGTCAACATCATgccacatcacacaataccaccaacaccatgcagcatcctaccacatcacacaataccaccaacaccatgcaacatcctatcacatcacacaataccaccaacaccatgcaacatcctatcacatcacacaataccaccaacaccatgtaACACCTtaccacatcacacaataccaccaacaccatgcaacaccctaccacatcacacaataccaccaacaccatgtaacaccctaccacatcacacaataccaccaacaccatgcaacatcctaccacatcacacaatacaTCCAACACCATGTAACATCCTAtcacatcacacaataccaccaacaccatgtaacaccctaccacatcacacaataccaccaatCCCATGTAACACCCTACCACATCAcccaataccaccaacaccatgcaacatcctaccacatcacacaataccaccaacaccat accaccaacaccatgcaacatcctaccacatcgcacaataccaccaacaccatgcaacatcctaccacatcacacaataccaccaacaccatgcagCATCCTACCACATcgcacaataccaccaacaccatgcaacatcctaccacatcgcacaataacaccaacaccatgtaa